One part of the Moraxella sp. FZFQ2102 genome encodes these proteins:
- a CDS encoding FAD-dependent monooxygenase, translated as MKLRTNYDFIIIGAGTVGMACAIALAQREYSVLLLDNKPAPSADDFAKRLAQRDARVYALNTASIALFDAVGVWQNMTRRADYTAMQVWAKDGRGELKFGGDDVLHPSILGSMVEPSVIDHALWQKSLMLSDHLHIGYGAQLLGDGMAFDVLSDGVMVRFVMDNQSYAARASIVLGADGRGSMVRTTLGIELARLDYHQTAICCAIHTDKPHGQTARQAMLPTGTLALLPLADLHADDGGHWQSVVWTLPSALAYDYLDKFKQDPQFLLHELEQASGFELGAISQVESVASFPLSAQMAARYHIGRVGLMGDAAHGVHPLAGQGLNLGLADVIALLDSVDKYKHQHRKLDARLLHDYERAVKGYNALMMHSFSMINFAFASGVADLHSFGFVRSEVMNLLSKNRAAMAFFEQHANGQG; from the coding sequence GTGAAATTACGAACAAATTACGATTTTATCATCATCGGTGCAGGCACAGTCGGTATGGCGTGTGCGATCGCTTTGGCGCAGCGTGAGTATTCGGTATTGCTGTTGGATAATAAGCCTGCACCGAGCGCGGATGATTTTGCGAAGCGGCTAGCTCAGCGAGATGCGCGTGTCTATGCGCTCAATACCGCAAGCATTGCACTGTTTGACGCCGTCGGCGTATGGCAGAACATGACGCGCCGCGCTGATTATACCGCCATGCAGGTCTGGGCAAAAGATGGGCGCGGTGAGCTGAAATTCGGCGGTGATGATGTGCTTCATCCAAGTATTTTGGGTTCGATGGTTGAGCCGTCGGTGATTGATCATGCCTTGTGGCAAAAATCCTTAATGCTTAGCGATCATCTGCACATTGGCTATGGCGCACAATTATTAGGCGATGGCATGGCATTTGATGTACTGAGTGATGGTGTGATGGTGCGATTTGTCATGGATAATCAGTCGTACGCTGCCAGAGCCAGCATCGTACTTGGTGCAGATGGTCGCGGCTCGATGGTGCGCACGACGCTTGGCATTGAGCTTGCGCGCCTTGATTATCATCAAACTGCCATCTGCTGCGCCATTCATACTGATAAGCCACATGGTCAAACCGCCCGTCAAGCGATGCTACCGACTGGGACTTTGGCGCTGTTGCCATTGGCGGATTTGCACGCGGATGATGGCGGTCATTGGCAATCGGTGGTGTGGACGCTGCCAAGTGCTTTGGCGTATGATTATTTAGACAAATTTAAACAAGATCCGCAGTTTTTACTCCATGAGCTTGAGCAGGCAAGTGGCTTTGAGCTTGGTGCGATCAGTCAGGTAGAATCGGTGGCAAGCTTCCCCCTATCGGCACAAATGGCGGCGCGCTACCATATCGGTCGCGTAGGGCTGATGGGCGATGCGGCACATGGCGTGCATCCATTGGCAGGGCAGGGGCTAAACTTAGGTCTGGCAGATGTCATCGCGCTACTTGATAGCGTGGATAAATACAAACATCAGCACCGCAAGCTTGACGCGCGGCTGCTGCACGACTATGAGCGCGCGGTTAAAGGGTATAACGCACTGATGATGCACAGCTTTTCTATGATTAATTTTGCATTTGCA